One window of Ornithodoros turicata isolate Travis unplaced genomic scaffold, ASM3712646v1 ctg00001065.1, whole genome shotgun sequence genomic DNA carries:
- the LOC135376230 gene encoding uncharacterized protein LOC135376230: MERLKVKRTSRRRQATRLVGEAKTALSSTPNDRKTVESLLERLRVNLEELKEINSEFEGHLKDDELEVEYEMALECEENSIKEMSNLRVALQELTSVSTPATQVAAPTNVALLGTQSAAHTPSLHGNHAGTRLPKLQLMRFRGDLSEWLPFWEQFKGTVHNNSNLSQPEKFFYLRSLLDGAAAAAISGLQASEVCYNDAIEILMERFGDKRRIERQYLTKLRTLPPIKTHKDFRGLRKLYDQVQANVRGLKALGVESSSFATMLTDTILSALPTEMAMEYYRTEKRGQQLGTASLEGNGDETNAGVSTAGREIVGTTELDRILKFLLIEIESFEHLKFNGCAYDDNEMRGHQRQGDRQNSNNGGFKTRPAASVLHTTAREMTNDCIFCNTSRHITELCDADIPLAEKKTTLAAQKRCFRCTKHGHHARMCRKKITCSACGGRHVRTMCDPLWKPSEQTKVKEVVSTSMHTSGTGEDVKTGTVVLLQTFRAWAVAEGRSLYLRGVIDGGSQRTFVRQDIARELNLPSAGEIDVTINTFGNRTSRREKQRRRLVKLCLRSQYGGEVHVFEAIEVPFICEDLVTCPVDNEDVRTFLLSEEKLADECRFSGVRTEDGIGVLLGSDQMWKIMTRQVRQSNAQNNLVAINTALGWTFQGPVSVRSSLENKDSTLVCVLRTDATHEASLQMFWEIEHLGITDGNSNDEGDDKVLCQFKETVQKVSGRYAVTLPWKNDFVLNDNLEVAESRLNGLLKKLKKNGLMAEYDAAMRKYASDGHAEKVLVESENGKQPQQVYYMPHQAVVKQESETTKLRVVFDGSSHAPTVASLNDCLEKGPSLNTDLLPVLIRFRMYRIGLAADIEKAFLQVEVQERDRDALRFLWCQDGPTEDISQNPVEVWRMKRVPFGTTASPFLLAATLRHHLDNVKGHFQRTARHIVNSFYVDDLLTGSSTVDGAITIYNDASSILQEAGMNLRKWISNAEEVRKQFGEHDTNSRQERTLSCREDRKVLGILWDTYGDTLKISGKRMLEDGVALISSKRGILSAAAKLFDPLGMLSPFSIRIKMLFQRLWEEKLDWDTPLTGNIQELWHTWWSELPKLDNIALNRCLVPDGNYNFKYELHIFSDASPYAYGACLYLRAIANGRTAKVGFVFAKARVAPLKALTLPRLELMGALLGVRLSKKITEALTRLKEVTCVYWTDSSITLCWVRGSPLRWKQFVRNRVIEIQEKSDVSAWRFCPGKENPADLLTRGESLETLEKCDTWWNGPKWLEQDEDEWPAQTVLPEIKDLTDQEDVHNDATTLQSSVNIGVPAVLDLDRFSSLRRALRVTAWIKRFVDNSRPGNPRVFGALSTEDISWAENYWMKRAQEERYGLEKQTLSLGKALEKNSAVVKLAPFLDNEGIMRISGRLHFLEISGTVKHPILLPPDHRFTVLTVESVHLRVLHGGVQDTLTELRERFWIPKGRQIVKKVIFHCRGCTRYRAKAATARMAPLPQDRVEAGTPFEVVGIDFAGPVFFKGAVRDEKSYILLITCATTRAIHLELVSKMSTECFLLAFSRFIARRGIPKVIYTDNALTFKKASKDISIFCDTLQRQRFHDYCTEKMITWKFIMTYAPWWGGFWERLVKTVKGTLRKTLGRNRYGFEELTTILQQVEAVVNSRPLTYLGDCPEDLSPLTPAHFLTGKRLTCLPMAPIPTPRSTSAQVKANWIKHERAIDSFWKRWLKEYLLQLRSAHSWSVHKSLPVKEGDVVLISEEKVPRHMWKIGRVATVFWGRDKVVRACAVKLPDKTVLRRPVQLLYPLEMV, from the coding sequence ATGGAACGTCTCAAGGTGAAGAGGACGTCGCGAAGGAGACAAGCTACGAGGCTTGTGGGAGAAGCCAAGACTGCACTGAGCAGCACTCCTAATGATCGGAAGACCGTCGAAAGCTTGTTGGAACGTCTACGCGTGAACCTTGAAGAGCTGAAAGAGATCAATTCCGAGTTTGAAGGTCATCTCAAGGATGATGAATTAGAGGTGGAATATGAAATGGCTCTGGAATGCGAAGAAAATTCTATAAAGGAAATGTCTAACCTACGTGTCGCCTTGCAAGAGCTCACCTCAGTGTCGACGCCTGCCACTCAGGTGGCCGCTCCAACGAATGTGGCACTACTTGGGACTCAGTCTGCCGCTCACACGCCGTCGCTTCATGGCAATCACGCTGGGACCCGTCTGCCAAAACTTCAACTGATGCGTTTCCGAGGTGACCTATCGGAGTGGCTTCCCTTTTGGGAACAATTCAAAGGAACCGTACATAACAATAGTAACCTTTCACAACCAGAGAAGTTCTTCTACTTAAGGTCACTGTTGGATGGAGCAGCTGCAGCCGCCATATCAGGTCTACAAGCTTCGGAGGTGTGCTACAACGATGCCATTGAAATCTTGATGGAAAGATTTGGAGACAAGCGTCGCATTGAAAGGCAGTACCTTAccaaactgaggacattgcctCCAATTAAAACTCACAAAGATTTTCGAGGGCTTAGGAAGCTATATGATCAAGTCCAAGCAAACGTGCGAGGTCTCAAAGCACTGGGTGTGGAAAGCAGCTCCTTTGCAACAATGCTGACAGATACTATCCTTTCAGCGTTGCCTACTGAAATGGCCATGGAATATTATCGTACTGAGAAGAGAGGCCAGCAGCTTGGCACAGCAAGTTTGGAAGGCAATGGAGACGAGACCAATGCCGGAGTGAGTACCGCTGGAAGAGAGATTGTTGGAACTACGGAGTTAGATCGAATTCTAAAGTTTCTCCTAATTGAAATCGAAAGCTTTGAGCACCTCAAGTTCAATGGATGTGCCTATGACGACAACGAGATGAGAGGACATCAGAGGCAAGGTGATCGACAGAATTCAAACAATGGTGGATTCAAGACACGACCGGCAGCGTCAGTTCTCCACACCACTGCTCGGGAAATGACCAACGATTGCATATTTTGCAACACCTCGCGACACATAACGGAGCTGTGCGACGCAGACATCCCGCTGGCAGAGAAGAAAACTACTCTTGCAGCTCAAAAGCGATGCTTCCGTTGTACGAAACATGGACATCATGCAAGAATGTGTAGGAAGAAAATAACCTGCTCTGCATGCGGAGGAAGGCACGTAAGGACGATGTGCGATCCTTTGTGGAAACCAAGTGAACAGACAAAAGTGAAAGAAGTCGTCAGTACTAGCATGCACACGAGTGGGACTGGCGAAGATGTGAAGACAGGTACTGTCGTCTTACTTCAAACGTTCAGGGCATGGGCCGTAGCTGAAGGTCGCAGTCTATATCTCAGGGGAGTCATTGACGGCGGTAGTCAACGAACCTTCGTGCGCCAAGATATTGCCAGAGAACTGAATCTTCCTTCTGCCGGAGAAATAGACGTCACGATAAATACTTTCGGGAACAGGACTTCCAGAAGGGAGAAGCAGCGTCGGCGTTTGGTCAAACTGTGCTTACGCAGTCAATACGGAGGGGAAGTACATGTCTTTGAAGCAATCGAGGTACCATTCATTTGTGAAGATCTTGTGACATGCCCAGTGGATAACGAGGACGTGCGTACTTTTCTTCTAAGTGAAGAGAAACTAGCCGATGAGTGTCGCTTCTCAGGGGTACGGACAGAAGATGGAATTGGCGTGCTTTTAGGCTCTGATCAAATGTGGAAGATCATGACGAGGCAGGTGCGGCAAAGCAATGCCCAGAATAATCTTGTTGCCATCAACACTGCTCTGGGTTGGACTTTTCAAGGACCGGTATCAGTTAGATCTTCACTCGAGAACAAAGACAGCACTCTAGTTTGTGTGCTTCGCACTGATGCCACTCACGAGGCGTCATTACAGATGTTCTGGGAAATTGAGCATCTGGGTATTACGGACGGAAATAGTAATGATGAAGGCGACGACAAAGTTCTTTGTCAATTTAAGGAAACCGTACAGAAGGTTAGCGGAAGATATGCCGTCACTCTACCTTGGAAGAACGATTTCGTCCTTAACGATAATTTGGAAGTAGCCGAGAGTCGGCTCAACGGACTCCTAAAAAAGCTAAAGAAAAATGGTTTGATGGCAGAGTACGACGCTGCGATGAGGAAGTACGCAAGTGACGGACATGCGGAGAAGGTACTCGTCGAGTCAGAGAACGGGAAACAACCTCAGCAAGTCTATTACATGCCGCATCAAGCTGTGGTCAAACAGGAATCAGAAACCACAAAGCTTCGTGTTGTCTTCGATGGATCCTCGCATGCACCTACCGTAGCTTCACTGAACGATTGCCTGGAAAAAGGACCCAGTCTGAATACGGATCTTCTGCCGGTCTTGATACGTTTCCGAATGTACCGTATCGGTCTGGCAGCAGACATTGAGAAAGCCTTTCTTCAGGTTGAGGTCCAAGAAAGGGACAGGGACGCTTTGAGATTTCTGTGGTGTCAAGATGGTCCTACGGAAGATATTTCTCAGAATCCGGTGGAAGTATGGAGAATGAAACGTGTACCCTTCGGAACGACAGCGAGCCCCTTTCTTTTGGCGGCCACACTGAGACATCACCTAGACAACGTCAAAGGGCATTTCCAACGGACGGCACGGCACATTGTCAATAGTTTCTACGTGGACGACCTATTGACGGGTTCATCAACGGTGGATGGAGCAATAACGATATACAACGACGCTTCATCTATCCTTCAGGAAGCTGGCATGAATTTACGAAAATGGATTTCAAACGCAGAAGAGGTACGAAAACAGTTTGGTGAGCATGACACCAACAGTAGACAAGAGAGGACCCTGAGTTGCAGGGAGGATCGGAAAGTTCTCGGTATACTGTGGGACACGTACGGTGATACTCTCAAGATATCAGGCAAACGCATGCTAGAGGATGGCGTAGCGCTCATTAGCAGTAAACGCGGAATTCTGAGCGCAGCAGCGAAGCTGTTTGACCCTCTGGGCATGCTCTCTCCGTTCAGCATTCGAATCAAAATGCTGTTTCAACGTTTGTGGGAGGAGAAGCTTGATTGGGACACGCCTTTGACCGGAAATATACAAGAGCTGTGGCATACCTGGTGGTCGGAGCTGCCAAAGTTGGACAACATCGCACTAAATAGGTGTCTCGTTCCAGACGGAAATTACAACTTCAAGTATGAGCTTCACATCTTCAGCGACGCTAGCCCTTATGCATACGGAGCCTGTTTGTATTTAAGAGCCATTGCAAATGGAAGAACAGCGAAGGTCGGGTTTGTGTTTGCAAAGGCTCGGGTGGCGCCTTTGAAGGCCCTAACTTTACCACGACTAGAGCTTATGGGCGCCCTGTTGGGAGTGAGGCTATCAaagaaaataactgaagctttgACGCGACTGAAGGAAGTGACCTGCGTATACTGGACAGATTCGTCAATCACCCTTTGTTGGGTACGAGGTTCTCCGTTACGTTGGAAACAATTTGTAAGAAATAGAGTTATTGAGATCCAGGAAAAAAGCGACGTATCAGCTTGGCGATTTTGTCCTGGGAAAGAAAACCCAGCTGACCTATTGACCAGGGGGGAGTCACTTGAAACGCTTGAGAAGTGTGACACATGGTGGAACGGACCAAAATGGCTCGAACAGGACGAAGACGAATGGCCTGCTCAAACGGTGCTTCCGGAAATAAAGGACCTCACTGATCAAGAGGATGTGCACAATGACGCCACTACGTTGCAAAGTTCTGTCAATATAGGAGTTCCCGCTGTACTGGATCTCGACCGATTCAGCAGTTTGCGTAGAGCTCTCAGAGTGACAGCGTGGATCAAACGGTTCGTCGACAATAGCCGACCAGGTAACCCACGGGTCTTTGGGGCACTCTCAACAGAGGACATTAGTTGGGCTGAGAACTATTGGATGAAACGAGCTCAAGAGGAAAGGTATGGACTCGAGAAGCAAACCCTGAGTCTGGGAAAGGCGTTAGAGAAGAACTCGGCTGTAGTGAAGCTAGCACCTTTTCTTGACAACGAAGGAATCATGCGGATCTCCGGACGTCTTCATTTCTTGGAAATTTCAGGAACAGTAAAGCACCCGATTCTGCTTCCACCCGACCATCGATTTACGGTACTGACTGTGGAATCAGTGCACCTGAGGGTTCTGCACGGAGGAGTGCAAGATACCCTAACTGAACTTCGGGAGCGATTTTGGATTCCAAAAGGACGACAGATTGTGAAAAAAGTAATCTTTCACTGCAGGGGTTGTACCAGGTACCGCGCCAAAGCAGCGACAGCAAGAATGGCTCCATTACCACAGGATCGAGTAGAAGCCGGTACGCCATTTGAAGTCGTCGGGATTGATTTTGCCGGTCCTGTTTTCTTCAAAGGAGCAGTACGCGACGAAAAGTCCTACATTTTGCTCATCACATGTGCGACAACTCGAGCCATTCATTTAGAGCTCGTATCTAAAATGTCCACAGAATGCTTCCTGCTAGCCTTCTCCCGGTTCATTGCTCGGCGAGGCATACCTAAAGTGATATACACTGACAATGCACTAACCTTCAAGAAGGCGTCGAAAGACATAAGTATTTTCTGCGACACTTTGCAAAGACAGCGTTTTCACGACTATTGTACAGAGAAAATGATAACATGGAAGTTTATCATGACATATGCTCCATGGTGGGGAGGGTTCTGGGAACGTTTGGTAAAAACAGTGAAAGGGACCCTCCGGAAGACACTGGGCCGTAACAGATATGGGTTTGAAGAACTGACTACAATCTTACAGCAAGTTGAAGCAGTTGTAAATTCAAGGCCACTTACCTATCTTGGTGACTGCCCAGAAGACCTTTCCCCTCTAACTCCCGCACATTTCCTGACGGGAAAGAGACTCACGTGTTTGCCAATGGCTCCTATACCAACGCCGCGATCAACGAGTGCACAAGTTAAAGCTAACTGGATAAAGCACGAAAGAGCTATTGACAGCTTCTGGAAGAGGTGGCTGAAAGAGTACTTGCTACAACTTCGTTCAGCTCATAGTTGGAGTGTACATAAGTCTTTGCCAGTGAAGGAGGGCGATGTGGTGTTGATCAGCGAAGAAAAGGTTCCTCGACACATGTGGAAGATAGGAAGAGTTGCTACTGTGTTTTGGGGGCGGGACAAGGTGGTGCGGGCCTGCGCAGTGAAGCTGCCAGACAAAACAGTACTGCGACGACCGGTGCAGCTTCTGTATCctctcgaaatggtgtaa